The Thermus hydrothermalis nucleotide sequence GGGGCAAGGGGAGGTTCTCCCCGTCCTCCAAGAGGAGGAAAAGGGCCTTCCTGGCCCGGGCCAAAGGCCCCCCCGGCCAAAGGCCCACCTCCACCCCCGCCACCCGCTCCCAGGGCACGGTCCGGGCCAGGCCCAAGGGGGGCTTGAGGACGAGGCGCCCGGGGTAAAGGCAAACCCGCCACCCGAGGCGGAGGCGCCACCAGGGGTAGAGGAGGAGCCAAAACCACCCCGGGGCCTCCCCCAGGGCCCAGGCCCCGGCCAGAAGGCCTATCCCCCCGTAGAAGGCGAGGGGGGAAAGCCCGGCGAAAGAAGCCTCCCAAAGAGGCCTTTCCCGCACGGGCTACCCCTCCCCGTGGAGCCTGGCGTAGAGGGGGGAGAGGTCCTCAGGGCGGAAGCGGGCAGTGTAGTTCTTGGGCGGCACCGGCTCCTCGTAGAAGAAGGCGGGGAGGCGGTCGTCCTCGTGGGTGAAGCCCGCCTGGTGGTTGAAGCGGTGCTCTAGCCGCAAGACCTCCTCCCCAAGCTCCTGCCAGAAGGCGGGGGTAAGGCGGGTGCCGAGGGCGGCGTTAATGCTTTCCACCATGAAGGCCACCTGCTTGTTGGTGACGCTCCCCCCGAAGACGCAAAGCCCCAGGCTGTCGTTGGCGGCGGCGTTCACCTGGGCCTGGTAGCTGGCCTCGAGGATCTCCTCAGGCTTCATGGCCCGGGTTTCCAGGCGGGGGGCGTTGCCCGCCGTGTGGTCCGCCCCCTGGGCGGTGACCATCATGGTGATGCCCGTGGCCTCCACCACCCGGGGGTCGTAGGCGCTGATGGCCTGGCGCTTGATGACGGGGATGCGCCCCACCCCCAAGGCCTCCCCAAGCCGCGCCGTGCCCTGGGCGAGAAGGCGCGCCTCCTCGCTTGGGGCGTAGAGGGCTTTGAGCTTGGCCTCCATGAAGGCGTAGTCCCCCCAGTCGGCCAGGCCCTTTTCCATGTAGAGGGCGAGGCTTGCCCCGGTTTCAATGGTGTCAATCCCCAGGTCGTTGGCCAGGCGGTTGAGCCTTGCCAGCTGGTCCGGGTCGGAAAGGCCGCAGTTGGTGCCGAGGAGGCCGATGGTTTCGTATTCCATAGGGGAGACCACCTCCTCCCCCTTCTCGTCCACGATGACGTTGGAACACTGGATCACGCACCCCGGCATGCAGGCGTGGGTGTGCTTGCCTCCCCGGGCCTTGTTGAGGGGGGCGATGTACTGCCCGCCCATGCGGAAGGCCTCCGGAGGGGCCATGCGCCCCTCGCGGAAATTGCGCACGGGAAGCCCCCCAAAGGCGTTTTGGAAGTCCGCCATGCCCATGGTGCCGATGGCGTTGTAGAACTGCATGACCAGGGGGTCTTCCCGGAGGAGCTTGGCGTAGCGGCGCACCCCCTCCAGGACCTTGGGCTTGTCAAAGACCTCCACCCTCCCCGGCACCTCCACCACGATGGCCTTAACCCGTTTGGACCCCATGACCGCCCCCACCCCGCCCCGGGCGGCAAGGCGGGAGGGACGGCCGTCTATATCGGAAAAGGCGATGCCCGCAAGGAGCCCCAAGTACTCCCCCACGGGCCCCAAGAGGGCGAAGGCGATCTTTTGGCCGTAGGCGGCGAAAAGCCTCCTTGCCGCCTCAAAGTTCCCCAGGCCCAGGAGCCCCTCCGCCGGGTCAAAGAAGACCTCCCCCTCCTTGGTAAGGCGCACCACCACCCACTCGGGGCTTTGCCCCTCCAGGACCAGGTGGGCCACCTTGAGCTGCCCCAGGGCGTAGCCGAAGGTGCCGCCCCCGTTGGCCTCCTTGATGCCTAAGGTGAGGGGGCTACGGGTGCCCACGCTGGTGCGGTTGGCGTTGGAAAACCCCGTGCCCGCCAGGGGGCCTATGGCGAAGACCAAGGGGTTTTCCGGGGAAAGGGGGTCAAAGCGGTAGGCCTCCCGCTCCCAAAGGATCCTCCCCGTGCGGTACCGCCCGCCCCACGCCACCTCCTCGGGGGGGACCTCCTGCCAACGGGCCCGTTTCGCCGAAAGGTCCAGGTAAAGCGACCGCCACATCTTGCCCTCCGTCCCTAAGGCGAGTCTACACGTCTGGACGCCTGTACCGCCCAACCCCTCCCCACGTTTCCGTGCCCCTACTTCCTTATCCCGTATAAGGAGGTAGGCTATAGGGGTGGAGAAGGACCTCCTGGACCTCCTCGGCCAGCACCTGGTGTGGCGCATCGGCCGCGCCGAGGAGGAGGACGTGCTCATCGTGCGGGTGGGCCTGGCCTCGGCCACGCCCCGCTTCCGCGAGCTTCCCCGGCTCCTCAACGTTCCCGATGCCGAGGTGGCCCGCCTCCTAAAGGAGGGCCGGGTACGGGTGGAGTGGGTGGAGGGATGAAGGCCAGGCTCCGGCTTCACCTAAACGGCACCCCGCCCCAGGGGCTTCCCCTCGAGGTCCACTTCCAGGGCCCGGAGCTCCGTGGGGTGCTGCGCCAGGACAACCCGGTGCTCGGGGAACTGGTCCTCCCCTTCGCCTCGAGGGTGGAAGGGAACCGCCTCCTGGCCCTGCCCCTCCCTCCCCCCTCCCTCCGGGTGGAGGGCTCGGTCAACGGGGCCCCAGGGGGGTGGGAACTGGAGCTGGAGCTCACCCTGGTCCTGCCGGAGGGAAAAAGCTGGGGCGAGCGGGCCTTTGCCAAAATCCTGGAAGCCCTCTTCCACCGCCAGCTGGAGCGTGCCCTTTCCGCCCAGGCCATTTCTCCGGTATAGTGCCCCTAAAGGAGGTGGCTATGCTGGAAATCCGGTACCTGGGCCACTCGGCGGTCTGGCTTTCCGACGGCAGAACCAAGGTCATCATAGACCCCTTCCTCACGGGCAACCCCCTGGCGGCGGCCTCCGTGGCCGAGGTCCAGGCCGACCTCATCCTGGTGACCCACGCCCACGGGGACCACTTCGGAGACGCCGTGGCCCTTTCCAAGAAGGGCGGGGTGGTGGTCTCCACCTTTGAGATCGCCACCTACGCCGA carries:
- a CDS encoding aldehyde ferredoxin oxidoreductase C-terminal domain-containing protein gives rise to the protein MWRSLYLDLSAKRARWQEVPPEEVAWGGRYRTGRILWEREAYRFDPLSPENPLVFAIGPLAGTGFSNANRTSVGTRSPLTLGIKEANGGGTFGYALGQLKVAHLVLEGQSPEWVVVRLTKEGEVFFDPAEGLLGLGNFEAARRLFAAYGQKIAFALLGPVGEYLGLLAGIAFSDIDGRPSRLAARGGVGAVMGSKRVKAIVVEVPGRVEVFDKPKVLEGVRRYAKLLREDPLVMQFYNAIGTMGMADFQNAFGGLPVRNFREGRMAPPEAFRMGGQYIAPLNKARGGKHTHACMPGCVIQCSNVIVDEKGEEVVSPMEYETIGLLGTNCGLSDPDQLARLNRLANDLGIDTIETGASLALYMEKGLADWGDYAFMEAKLKALYAPSEEARLLAQGTARLGEALGVGRIPVIKRQAISAYDPRVVEATGITMMVTAQGADHTAGNAPRLETRAMKPEEILEASYQAQVNAAANDSLGLCVFGGSVTNKQVAFMVESINAALGTRLTPAFWQELGEEVLRLEHRFNHQAGFTHEDDRLPAFFYEEPVPPKNYTARFRPEDLSPLYARLHGEG
- a CDS encoding DUF3809 family protein; the protein is MKARLRLHLNGTPPQGLPLEVHFQGPELRGVLRQDNPVLGELVLPFASRVEGNRLLALPLPPPSLRVEGSVNGAPGGWELELELTLVLPEGKSWGERAFAKILEALFHRQLERALSAQAISPV
- a CDS encoding DUF3248 domain-containing protein; the protein is MEKDLLDLLGQHLVWRIGRAEEEDVLIVRVGLASATPRFRELPRLLNVPDAEVARLLKEGRVRVEWVEG